From Rhodomicrobium lacus, the proteins below share one genomic window:
- a CDS encoding FmdB family zinc ribbon protein, whose translation MPLYGFHCDKCDNDVELLVSASAKPACPICGNEAMTRLMSRIVIHGKTKAKLKAARAAAERAGHLSNFSPSERR comes from the coding sequence ATGCCGCTTTACGGCTTTCATTGTGACAAATGCGACAATGACGTGGAATTGCTTGTGAGCGCATCCGCGAAGCCCGCTTGCCCGATTTGCGGCAACGAAGCCATGACGCGCCTCATGTCGCGCATCGTCATCCACGGCAAGACGAAGGCCAAGCTCAAGGCCGCTCGCGCTGCTGCCGAGCGAGCGGGACATCTCAGCAATTTCAGCCCTTCTGAGCGCCGCTGA